In one Streptomyces sp. T12 genomic region, the following are encoded:
- the secF gene encoding protein translocase subunit SecF, protein MSKLGNLGARLHRGEVGYDFVGNRKIWYGISILITITAIVGLAVRGLNMGIEFQGGAVFTTPAKTAASVSQAEKYAEEASGHDAIVQKLGNGSLRIQVAGIDTNQADRVSTELAKDLGVAEKDVTGELVGPSWGEQIANKAWQGLAIFLVLVVIYLAIAFEWRMALAAFVALIHDITITVGIYALVGFEVTPGTVIGLLTILGYSLYDTVVVFDSLKEQTKDITKQTRWTYSDIANRSINSTLVRSVNTTVVALLPVAGLLFIGGGVLGAGMLNDISLSLFVGLAAGAYSSIFIATPLVADLKEREPQMKALKKRVLAKRAQAAAQGEAPNASAADEPLDDDREDAAPAVVGPRDQPVSRSRGRGRPSGKRR, encoded by the coding sequence ATGTCGAAGCTCGGCAACCTCGGCGCCCGACTGCACCGTGGCGAAGTCGGCTACGACTTCGTCGGCAACCGCAAGATCTGGTACGGCATCTCCATCCTGATCACCATCACGGCCATCGTCGGCCTGGCGGTGCGCGGCCTGAACATGGGCATCGAGTTCCAGGGCGGAGCGGTCTTCACCACCCCGGCGAAGACCGCCGCCTCGGTCTCCCAGGCGGAGAAGTACGCGGAAGAGGCGTCCGGCCACGACGCCATCGTCCAGAAGCTCGGCAACGGCAGCCTGCGCATCCAGGTCGCGGGCATCGACACCAACCAGGCCGACCGGGTCTCGACGGAGCTGGCCAAGGACCTGGGCGTCGCCGAGAAGGACGTCACCGGCGAGCTGGTCGGTCCCAGCTGGGGTGAGCAGATCGCCAACAAGGCCTGGCAGGGCCTCGCGATCTTCCTGGTCCTGGTGGTGATCTATCTGGCGATCGCGTTCGAGTGGCGCATGGCACTGGCCGCGTTCGTCGCCCTGATCCACGACATCACCATCACGGTCGGCATCTACGCCCTGGTCGGCTTCGAGGTCACACCGGGCACGGTGATCGGTCTGCTGACGATCCTCGGTTACTCGCTCTATGACACGGTCGTCGTCTTCGACAGCCTCAAGGAGCAGACGAAGGACATCACCAAGCAGACCCGGTGGACCTACAGCGACATCGCCAACCGCTCGATCAACAGCACCCTGGTCCGCTCCGTCAACACCACGGTGGTCGCGCTGCTGCCGGTGGCGGGCCTGCTGTTCATCGGTGGCGGTGTCCTCGGCGCCGGCATGCTCAACGACATCTCGCTGTCGCTGTTCGTCGGCCTCGCGGCCGGTGCGTACTCCTCGATCTTCATCGCCACGCCGCTCGTCGCCGACCTCAAGGAGCGCGAGCCGCAGATGAAGGCCCTGAAGAAGCGTGTGCTCGCCAAGCGGGCCCAGGCCGCCGCACAGGGCGAGGCCCCGAACGCCTCGGCCGCCGACGAGCCGCTCGACGACGACCGCGAGGACGCCGCCCCCGCGGTCGTCGGCCCGCGCGACCAGCCCGTGTCCCGTAGCCGGGGCCGCGGCCGACCGTCGGGGAAGCGTCGATGA
- the ruvB gene encoding Holliday junction branch migration DNA helicase RuvB: MNWDDTTDTSAAERLVGASADREDQAVEAALRPKDLDEFIGQEKVREQLDLVLRAARARGATADHVLLSGAPGLGKTTLSMIIAAEMGAPIRITSGPAIQHAGDLAAILSSLQEGEVLFLDEIHRMSRPAEEMLYMAMEDFRVDVIVGKGPGATAIPLELPPFTLVGATTRAGLLPPPLRDRFGFTAHMEFYEPTELERVIHRSANLLDVEIEADGAAEIAGRSRGTPRIANRLLRRVRDYAQVKADGIITRDIAGAALAVYEVDARGLDRLDRGVLQALLKLFGGGPVGLSTLAVAVGEERETVEEVAEPFLVREGLLARTPRGRVATPAAWAHLGLTPPRSQAAGNGQQDLFGA, encoded by the coding sequence ATGAACTGGGACGACACGACCGACACCTCCGCCGCCGAGCGGCTCGTCGGGGCGTCCGCCGACCGTGAGGACCAGGCCGTCGAGGCCGCCCTGCGCCCCAAGGACCTGGACGAGTTCATCGGTCAGGAGAAGGTCCGCGAGCAGCTCGACCTCGTCCTGCGCGCCGCACGCGCGCGTGGCGCCACCGCCGACCACGTACTGCTCTCCGGCGCCCCGGGCCTCGGCAAGACCACCCTCTCCATGATCATCGCAGCCGAGATGGGCGCCCCCATCCGCATCACGTCCGGTCCCGCCATCCAGCACGCCGGCGACCTCGCCGCGATCCTCTCCTCCCTCCAGGAGGGCGAGGTCCTCTTCCTCGACGAGATCCACCGCATGTCCCGGCCCGCCGAGGAGATGCTCTACATGGCGATGGAGGACTTCCGCGTCGACGTCATCGTCGGCAAGGGCCCCGGCGCCACCGCCATCCCGCTCGAACTCCCGCCGTTCACCCTGGTCGGCGCCACCACGCGCGCGGGTCTGCTGCCGCCCCCGCTGCGCGACCGCTTCGGCTTCACCGCGCACATGGAGTTCTACGAGCCGACCGAGCTGGAGCGCGTCATCCACCGCTCGGCCAACCTGCTCGACGTCGAGATCGAGGCCGACGGCGCCGCCGAGATCGCCGGCCGCTCCCGTGGCACGCCCCGCATCGCCAACCGCCTGCTGCGCCGCGTCCGCGACTACGCCCAGGTCAAGGCCGACGGGATCATCACCAGGGACATCGCAGGGGCCGCCCTTGCCGTCTACGAGGTCGACGCCCGAGGCCTCGACCGGCTCGACCGCGGCGTCCTTCAGGCCCTGCTGAAGCTGTTCGGCGGCGGCCCGGTCGGCCTGTCCACGCTCGCGGTCGCGGTGGGGGAGGAGCGCGAGACCGTCGAGGAGGTCGCCGAGCCCTTCCTCGTACGGGAGGGCCTGCTCGCCCGCACTCCGCGTGGTCGCGTCGCCACCCCCGCGGCATGGGCGCATCTCGGCCTCACGCCGCCCCGTTCACAAGCGGCGGGAAACGGACAACAGGATCTGTTCGGGGCGTGA
- the yajC gene encoding preprotein translocase subunit YajC, with protein sequence MSLVTLLPFIVLIGAMFLMTRSAKKKQQQAADMRNQMQPGSGVRTIGGMYATVKEANEDTVLLDAGPGVELLFAKNAIGAVLSDDEYNRIVHGIEHDLKSDVVPDDASSLTETDEPAADAAAASDDKPVDLGKKDEADEASDDTAAAEAKTDVESKKTDGESDAK encoded by the coding sequence GTGAGTCTCGTGACCCTCCTCCCGTTCATCGTGCTCATCGGGGCCATGTTCCTGATGACCCGGTCGGCCAAGAAGAAGCAGCAGCAGGCGGCCGACATGCGGAACCAAATGCAGCCCGGCAGCGGCGTCCGCACCATCGGGGGCATGTACGCGACTGTCAAGGAGGCCAATGAGGACACGGTCCTCCTCGACGCCGGCCCGGGCGTGGAGCTCCTCTTCGCCAAGAACGCGATCGGTGCCGTCCTCTCCGACGACGAGTACAACCGCATCGTGCACGGCATCGAGCACGACCTGAAGTCCGACGTCGTCCCGGACGACGCCTCCTCCCTCACCGAGACCGACGAGCCCGCCGCCGACGCTGCCGCCGCCTCCGACGACAAGCCTGTCGACCTCGGCAAGAAGGACGAGGCCGACGAGGCGTCCGACGACACCGCGGCCGCCGAGGCGAAGACGGACGTTGAGTCGAAGAAGACCGACGGCGAGTCCGACGCGAAGTAG
- the ruvA gene encoding Holliday junction branch migration protein RuvA, translating to MIAFVSGPVAALAPDSAVVEVGGIGIAVQCTPNTLSGLRMGQQTKLATSLVVREDSLTLYGFADDDERQVFELLQTASGVGPRLAQSMLAVHSPDALRRAVATSDEKALTAVPGIGKKGAQKLLLELKDRLGEPIGAPAVGAPVTSGWRDQLHAALIGLGYATREADEAVTAVAPQAEAAEGAPQVGQLLRAALQTLNRAR from the coding sequence ATGATCGCCTTTGTCAGCGGCCCGGTCGCCGCCCTCGCCCCCGACTCCGCGGTGGTCGAGGTGGGCGGCATCGGTATCGCCGTCCAGTGCACACCCAACACGCTCTCCGGGCTGCGCATGGGCCAGCAGACCAAGCTGGCCACCTCCCTCGTGGTCCGCGAGGACTCGCTGACCCTGTACGGCTTCGCGGACGACGACGAGCGCCAGGTCTTCGAACTGCTGCAGACCGCGAGCGGGGTCGGCCCGCGCCTGGCCCAGTCGATGCTGGCCGTGCACAGCCCGGACGCCCTGCGCCGCGCCGTCGCCACCAGTGACGAGAAGGCGCTCACCGCGGTCCCCGGCATCGGCAAGAAGGGCGCCCAGAAGCTGCTGCTCGAGCTGAAGGACCGCCTGGGAGAGCCGATCGGAGCGCCCGCTGTCGGCGCACCGGTCACCAGTGGCTGGCGCGACCAACTGCACGCCGCCCTGATCGGCCTCGGCTACGCCACCCGCGAGGCGGACGAGGCCGTCACCGCCGTGGCACCGCAGGCCGAGGCGGCCGAGGGCGCACCCCAGGTGGGCCAGTTGCTGCGGGCAGCCCTGCAGACCCTGAACAGAGCGCGCTGA
- a CDS encoding YebC/PmpR family DNA-binding transcriptional regulator, translating to MSGHSKWATTKHKKAVIDAKRGKLFAKLIKNIEVAARMGGVDLEGNPTLYDAVQKAKKQSVPNKNIDSAIKRGGGLEAGGADYETIMYEGYGPNGVAVLIECLTDNRNRAASDVRVAMTRNGGNMADPGSVSYMFSRKGVVIVPKGELTEDDVLGAVLDAGAEEVNDLGESFEVISEATDLVAVRTALQEAGIDYDSADSSFVPSVQVELDEEGAKKIFKLIDALEDSDDVQNVFANFDVSDEIMEKVDA from the coding sequence ATGTCCGGCCACTCTAAATGGGCCACGACGAAGCACAAGAAGGCCGTGATCGACGCCAAGCGCGGCAAGCTCTTCGCGAAGCTGATCAAGAACATCGAGGTCGCGGCGCGGATGGGCGGCGTCGACCTCGAGGGCAACCCGACGCTCTACGACGCCGTCCAGAAGGCCAAGAAGCAGTCGGTGCCGAACAAGAACATCGACTCCGCGATCAAGCGCGGCGGCGGTCTCGAGGCCGGTGGCGCCGACTACGAGACGATCATGTACGAGGGCTACGGCCCGAACGGCGTCGCGGTGCTCATCGAGTGCCTCACCGACAACCGCAACCGCGCCGCCTCCGACGTCCGCGTCGCCATGACCCGCAACGGCGGCAACATGGCCGACCCGGGCTCCGTGTCGTACATGTTCAGCCGCAAGGGCGTCGTCATCGTTCCCAAGGGCGAGCTGACCGAGGACGACGTCCTCGGTGCCGTCCTGGACGCGGGCGCCGAGGAGGTCAACGACCTCGGCGAGTCCTTCGAGGTCATCAGCGAGGCCACCGACCTGGTCGCGGTCCGCACCGCCCTCCAGGAGGCCGGCATCGACTACGACTCCGCCGACTCCAGCTTCGTGCCGTCCGTCCAGGTCGAGCTGGACGAGGAGGGCGCCAAGAAGATCTTCAAGCTGATCGACGCGCTCGAGGACAGCGACGACGTCCAGAACGTCTTCGCCAACTTCGACGTCAGCGACGAGATCATGGAGAAGGTCGACGCCTGA
- a CDS encoding phosphatidylinositol mannoside acyltransferase, which produces MSAQDRLTDALYGLGWGTVKKLPEPVAVRLGRTIADLAWKQRGKGVQRLESNYARVVPDASPERLAELSRAGMRSYLRYWMESFRLPAWSAERVKGGFDIKDVHYLTDGLDAGNGVILALPHLANWDLAGAWVTTKLETPFTTVAERLKPETLYDRFVAYREGLGMEVLPHSGGTAFGTLARRLRDGGLVCLVADRDLSASGVEVEFFGDTARMPAGPALLAQQTGALLLPVTLWYDDSPVMQGRVHPPIEVPGTGTRAEKTSVMTQALADAFATGIAEHPEDWHMLQRLWLADLEPRPDDGSDGERP; this is translated from the coding sequence GTGAGTGCCCAGGACCGGCTCACGGACGCGCTGTACGGCCTCGGCTGGGGCACCGTCAAGAAGCTCCCCGAGCCGGTCGCCGTACGGCTCGGCCGCACCATCGCCGACCTCGCCTGGAAACAGCGGGGCAAGGGCGTGCAGCGGCTGGAGAGCAACTACGCGCGCGTGGTGCCCGACGCGAGCCCGGAGCGCCTCGCCGAGCTCTCGCGCGCGGGCATGCGGTCGTACCTGCGCTACTGGATGGAGTCCTTCCGGCTCCCCGCCTGGAGCGCCGAGCGCGTCAAGGGCGGCTTCGACATCAAGGACGTCCACTACCTGACCGACGGCCTGGACGCCGGCAACGGCGTCATACTCGCCCTGCCGCACCTGGCCAACTGGGACCTCGCGGGCGCGTGGGTCACCACGAAGCTCGAGACGCCGTTCACCACGGTCGCCGAACGCCTCAAGCCCGAGACGCTCTACGACCGCTTCGTCGCCTACCGCGAGGGCCTCGGCATGGAGGTCCTGCCGCACAGCGGCGGCACCGCCTTCGGCACGCTGGCCCGCAGGCTGCGCGACGGCGGTCTGGTCTGCCTCGTCGCCGACCGCGACCTGTCGGCGTCCGGCGTCGAGGTCGAGTTCTTCGGCGACACGGCCCGCATGCCCGCCGGACCGGCGTTGCTGGCCCAGCAGACCGGGGCGCTGCTGCTCCCCGTCACGCTCTGGTACGACGACTCACCGGTCATGCAGGGGCGGGTGCATCCTCCGATCGAGGTGCCCGGGACAGGTACCCGGGCCGAGAAGACGTCTGTCATGACACAGGCGCTGGCCGACGCCTTCGCCACGGGGATCGCCGAACATCCGGAGGACTGGCACATGCTCCAGCGCTTGTGGCTCGCCGACCTGGAACCACGACCGGATGACGGCTCGGACGGAGAGCGTCCGTGA
- a CDS encoding glycosyltransferase family 4 protein translates to MRIGIVCPYSWDVPGGVQFHIRDLAEYFIRLGHEVSVLAPADDDTPLPPYVVSAGRAVPVPYNGSVARLNFGFLSAARVRRWLHDGEFDVVHIHEPASPSLGLLTCWAAQGPMVATFHTSNPRSKAMIAAYSILQAALEKISARIAVSEYARRTLVEHLGGDAVVIPNGVDVEFFAKAEPNPEWQGDTIGFIGRIDEPRKGLPVLMRALPKILAARPQTRLLVAGRGDEEEAVESLPKELRSRVEFLGMISDEDKARFLRSVDLYVAPNTGGESFGIILVEAMSAGAPVLAADLDAFAQVLDQGAAGELFTNEDADALAEAAVRLMEDPARLAELRERGSEHVRRFDWSTVGADILSVYETVTAGAAAVAADERTGGGGSGLRARLGLARD, encoded by the coding sequence GTGAGGATCGGCATCGTCTGCCCGTACTCCTGGGACGTGCCGGGCGGCGTCCAGTTCCACATCCGCGACCTCGCCGAGTACTTCATCCGGCTCGGTCACGAGGTGTCCGTCCTGGCCCCGGCCGACGACGACACCCCGCTCCCGCCGTACGTGGTCTCGGCGGGCCGCGCCGTACCGGTGCCGTACAACGGCTCGGTCGCCCGCCTGAACTTCGGCTTCCTCTCGGCGGCCCGTGTCCGCCGCTGGCTGCACGACGGCGAGTTCGACGTGGTCCACATCCACGAGCCGGCCTCACCGTCGCTCGGTCTGCTGACCTGCTGGGCGGCACAGGGCCCGATGGTCGCCACGTTCCACACCTCCAACCCCCGGTCCAAGGCGATGATCGCCGCGTACTCGATCCTCCAGGCGGCCCTGGAGAAGATCAGCGCCCGGATCGCGGTGAGCGAGTACGCCCGCCGCACGCTGGTGGAACACCTGGGCGGCGACGCCGTGGTGATCCCCAACGGCGTCGACGTCGAGTTCTTCGCCAAGGCCGAGCCCAACCCCGAGTGGCAGGGCGACACCATCGGCTTCATCGGCCGCATCGACGAGCCCCGCAAGGGCCTGCCGGTGCTGATGAGGGCCCTGCCCAAGATCCTCGCCGCCCGCCCGCAGACCAGGCTGCTGGTGGCGGGCCGCGGCGACGAGGAGGAGGCGGTCGAATCGCTGCCCAAGGAGCTCCGCTCCCGCGTGGAGTTCCTCGGCATGATCAGCGACGAGGACAAGGCCCGCTTCCTGCGCAGCGTCGACCTGTACGTCGCGCCCAACACCGGCGGCGAGAGCTTCGGGATCATCCTGGTCGAGGCGATGTCGGCCGGTGCCCCGGTCCTCGCCGCGGACCTGGACGCCTTCGCCCAGGTCCTCGACCAGGGCGCGGCGGGCGAGCTCTTCACCAACGAGGACGCGGACGCCCTGGCCGAGGCAGCGGTACGCCTCATGGAGGATCCGGCCCGCCTGGCGGAGCTGCGGGAGCGGGGGAGCGAGCATGTCCGCCGCTTCGACTGGTCCACCGTCGGGGCGGACATCCTGTCGGTGTACGAGACCGTGACGGCGGGCGCGGCAGCGGTGGCCGCGGACGAGCGGACCGGAGGCGGCGGGAGCGGTCTGCGGGCACGGCTGGGGCTGGCGCGGGACTGA
- the pdxT gene encoding pyridoxal 5'-phosphate synthase glutaminase subunit PdxT, translating into MTDAPVIGVLALQGDVREHLIALAAADAVARAVRRPEELAEVDGLVIPGGESTTISKLAILFEVMEPLRARVHGGMPVYGTCAGMIMLADKILDPRSGQETVGGIDMIVRRNAFGRQNESFEATVDVRGVEGDPVEGVFIRAPWVESVGAEAEVLAEHDGHIVAVRQGNALATSFHPELTGDHRVHGLFVDMVRANRAAESL; encoded by the coding sequence ATGACTGACGCACCCGTCATAGGCGTCCTGGCCCTCCAGGGCGACGTACGGGAGCACCTCATCGCCCTGGCCGCGGCCGACGCCGTGGCCAGGGCGGTGCGGCGCCCCGAAGAGCTCGCCGAGGTCGACGGCCTCGTCATCCCCGGCGGCGAGTCCACGACCATCTCCAAGCTGGCCATCCTGTTCGAAGTGATGGAGCCGCTACGCGCGCGCGTGCACGGCGGCATGCCCGTCTACGGCACCTGCGCCGGCATGATCATGCTCGCCGACAAGATCCTCGACCCGCGCTCGGGCCAGGAGACCGTCGGCGGCATCGACATGATCGTGCGCCGCAACGCCTTCGGACGGCAGAACGAGTCCTTCGAGGCGACGGTGGACGTCAGGGGTGTGGAGGGCGATCCTGTGGAGGGCGTCTTCATCCGCGCCCCCTGGGTCGAGTCCGTCGGCGCCGAGGCCGAGGTCCTCGCCGAGCACGACGGCCACATCGTCGCGGTCCGCCAGGGCAACGCACTGGCCACGTCGTTCCATCCGGAACTGACCGGCGACCACCGTGTGCACGGCCTGTTTGTCGACATGGTGCGCGCGAACCGGGCAGCGGAGTCCTTGTAG
- the pdxS gene encoding pyridoxal 5'-phosphate synthase lyase subunit PdxS has product MSTSANQAPETGTARVKRGMAEQLKGGVIMDVVTPEQAKIAEDAGAVAVMALERVPADIRKDGGVARMSDPDMIEGIIDAVSIPVMAKSRIGHFVEAQVLQSLGVDYIDESEVLTPADEVNHSDKWAFTTPFVCGATNLGEALRRIAEGAAMIRSKGEAGTGNVVEAVRHLRQIKNEIAKLRGFDNNELYAAAKELRAPYELVKEVSELGKLPVVLFSAGGVATPADAALMRQLGAEGVFVGSGIFKSGDPAKRAAAIVKATTFYDDPKIIADASRNLGEAMVGINCDTLPETERYANRGW; this is encoded by the coding sequence GTGTCCACTTCCGCAAACCAGGCTCCCGAGACCGGCACCGCGCGCGTGAAGCGCGGCATGGCCGAGCAGCTCAAGGGCGGCGTGATCATGGACGTCGTCACGCCGGAGCAGGCGAAGATCGCCGAGGACGCGGGCGCCGTCGCCGTCATGGCCCTCGAGCGGGTCCCCGCCGACATCCGCAAGGACGGCGGCGTGGCCCGGATGTCCGACCCGGACATGATCGAGGGCATCATCGACGCCGTCTCCATCCCGGTCATGGCCAAGTCCCGCATCGGCCACTTCGTCGAGGCCCAGGTCCTGCAGTCCCTCGGCGTCGACTACATCGACGAGTCCGAGGTCCTCACCCCGGCCGACGAGGTCAACCACTCCGACAAGTGGGCCTTCACGACCCCCTTCGTCTGTGGCGCCACCAACCTGGGCGAGGCCCTGCGCCGCATCGCCGAGGGCGCGGCCATGATCCGCTCCAAGGGCGAGGCCGGCACGGGCAACGTCGTCGAGGCCGTCCGTCACCTGCGCCAGATCAAGAACGAGATCGCCAAGCTGCGCGGCTTCGACAACAACGAGCTGTACGCCGCCGCCAAGGAGCTGCGCGCCCCGTACGAGCTGGTCAAGGAAGTCTCCGAGCTCGGCAAGCTCCCGGTGGTGCTGTTCTCCGCCGGTGGCGTGGCCACCCCGGCCGACGCCGCGCTGATGCGCCAGCTCGGCGCCGAGGGCGTCTTCGTCGGCTCCGGCATCTTCAAGTCCGGCGACCCGGCCAAGCGCGCCGCCGCCATCGTCAAGGCGACGACCTTCTACGACGACCCGAAGATCATCGCGGACGCGTCCCGCAACCTCGGCGAGGCCATGGTCGGCATCAACTGCGACACCCTCCCCGAGACCGAGCGCTACGCCAACCGCGGCTGGTAA
- the secD gene encoding protein translocase subunit SecD — protein sequence MAAPKKGRSASAQSKPGRSLALILIAIVGLTGGMFATGQTTPRLGIDLAGGTSITLRAVTEPGQESAINKTNMDTAVEIMNRRVNGLGVSETEVQTQGTKNIIVNIPKGTNAKEARAQVGTTAKLYFRPVLTTEVSGAAATPSPSPSTSASPSGGATDKATSSSSPSATSTTQGRAVTDALKADATPSTSASTSASPSASSGSDAATSKLQAQYAALNCVSEKARADAGRGAKPTDPTVACGKNSSDQWQKYILGPAEVDGTDVKKAKAVLNTQTGAGWTVTMDFTSDGRKKFGDITGKLAKNQPPQNQFAIVLDGDVVSDPSVNQALTGGNAEISGNFTQESAQSLANMLSYGALPLTFKEDSVTTVTAALGGEQLQAGLIAGAIGLALVVLYLVLYYRGLALVAVASLLVSAALTYVIMALLGPAIGFALNLPAVCGAIVAIGITADSFIVYFERVRDEIREGRSLRPAVERAWPRARRTILVSDFVSFLAAAVLFVVTVGKVQGFAFTLGLTTLLDVVVVFLFTKPLLTILARSKFFGSGHSWSGLDPKRLGARPPLRRTRRPSAPVETKEA from the coding sequence GTGGCAGCACCTAAGAAGGGCCGGAGCGCGAGCGCCCAGAGCAAGCCAGGGCGCTCGCTGGCCCTCATCCTGATCGCCATCGTGGGCCTCACCGGGGGGATGTTCGCCACGGGGCAGACCACCCCGCGTCTTGGCATCGACCTGGCCGGCGGCACGAGCATCACGCTGCGCGCGGTCACCGAGCCGGGCCAGGAATCCGCGATCAACAAGACCAACATGGACACCGCGGTCGAGATCATGAACCGCCGTGTCAATGGTCTTGGCGTCTCGGAGACCGAGGTTCAGACCCAGGGCACGAAGAACATCATCGTCAACATCCCCAAGGGCACCAACGCCAAGGAGGCCCGGGCCCAGGTCGGCACCACCGCGAAGCTGTACTTCCGCCCGGTGCTCACCACCGAGGTCTCCGGCGCCGCCGCGACGCCCAGCCCGTCGCCGAGCACCTCCGCGAGCCCCTCGGGCGGGGCGACCGACAAGGCGACCTCCTCGTCCTCCCCCTCGGCGACCTCCACCACGCAGGGCCGTGCGGTCACCGACGCCCTGAAGGCGGACGCGACGCCGTCCACGAGTGCCTCCACCAGCGCCTCCCCGTCCGCGAGCAGCGGCTCCGACGCGGCCACGAGCAAACTCCAAGCGCAGTACGCCGCGCTCAACTGCGTGAGCGAGAAAGCCCGCGCCGACGCCGGCAGGGGCGCCAAGCCCACCGATCCCACGGTGGCCTGCGGCAAGAACTCGTCCGACCAGTGGCAGAAGTACATCCTCGGCCCGGCCGAGGTCGACGGCACCGACGTCAAGAAGGCCAAGGCCGTCCTCAACACGCAGACCGGCGCCGGCTGGACCGTGACCATGGACTTCACGTCCGACGGCCGCAAGAAGTTCGGCGACATCACCGGCAAGCTGGCCAAGAACCAGCCGCCGCAGAACCAGTTCGCCATCGTCCTGGACGGCGACGTCGTCTCCGACCCGTCCGTCAACCAGGCCCTGACCGGCGGCAACGCGGAGATCTCCGGCAACTTCACCCAGGAGTCCGCCCAGAGCCTCGCCAACATGCTGTCGTACGGCGCCCTGCCGCTGACCTTCAAGGAGGACAGCGTCACCACGGTGACCGCCGCGCTCGGCGGTGAGCAGCTGCAGGCCGGTCTGATCGCCGGCGCGATCGGTCTCGCCCTGGTCGTCCTCTACCTGGTCCTCTACTACCGGGGTCTCGCGCTCGTCGCCGTCGCCTCGCTGCTGGTCTCGGCCGCCCTCACCTACGTGATCATGGCCCTGCTCGGCCCGGCCATCGGCTTCGCGCTGAACCTCCCGGCCGTCTGTGGTGCCATCGTCGCCATCGGCATCACAGCGGACTCGTTCATCGTGTACTTCGAACGCGTCCGCGACGAGATCCGCGAGGGCCGCTCGCTGCGCCCGGCCGTCGAGCGGGCCTGGCCGCGCGCCCGGCGCACCATCCTGGTCTCCGACTTCGTGTCGTTCCTGGCCGCCGCGGTGCTGTTCGTCGTCACCGTCGGCAAGGTCCAGGGCTTCGCGTTCACGCTCGGCCTGACCACCCTGCTCGACGTGGTCGTGGTGTTCCTGTTCACCAAGCCGCTGCTGACGATCCTGGCCCGCAGCAAGTTCTTCGGCAGCGGCCACAGCTGGTCCGGCCTCGATCCCAAGCGACTCGGTGCCCGGCCGCCGTTGCGCCGTACCCGCCGTCCCTCCGCCCCCGTCGAGACGAAGGAGGCGTGA
- the ruvC gene encoding crossover junction endodeoxyribonuclease RuvC produces the protein MRVLGVDPGLTRCGVGVVEGVAGRPLTMRGVGVVRTPPDADLGHRLVAIEQGLEAWLDEYQPEFVAVERVFSQHNVRTVMGTAQASAVALLCAARRGIPVVLHTPSEVKAAVTGSGRADKAQVGAMVTRLLRLDAPPKPADAADALALAICHIWRAPAQQRLQQAVAQNRLQQAVAQHAAKTSHTAQTSHEAKAAHAANTSRASKGRTA, from the coding sequence GTGCGCGTACTCGGTGTTGACCCCGGGCTGACCCGGTGCGGCGTCGGTGTCGTCGAGGGCGTCGCCGGACGTCCGTTGACGATGCGAGGCGTCGGCGTCGTCCGTACGCCCCCGGATGCGGACCTGGGCCACCGCCTCGTCGCCATCGAACAGGGCCTCGAAGCCTGGTTGGACGAGTACCAGCCCGAATTCGTCGCCGTGGAACGCGTGTTCAGCCAGCACAACGTCCGTACGGTGATGGGCACCGCCCAGGCCAGCGCGGTCGCACTCCTCTGCGCCGCCCGCCGTGGCATCCCCGTCGTGCTGCACACGCCCAGCGAGGTCAAGGCCGCCGTCACCGGCAGCGGCCGCGCCGACAAGGCACAGGTGGGCGCCATGGTCACCCGCCTGCTCCGGCTCGACGCACCACCCAAGCCTGCCGACGCCGCCGATGCCCTCGCCCTCGCCATCTGCCACATCTGGCGCGCACCCGCCCAGCAGCGCCTCCAGCAGGCAGTTGCCCAGAACCGGCTGCAACAGGCCGTCGCCCAGCACGCGGCGAAGACCTCCCACACAGCGCAGACCTCCCACGAAGCGAAGGCCGCGCACGCGGCGAACACTTCGCGCGCATCGAAAGGCCGTACCGCATGA